The Streptomyces halobius genomic interval GCACGGCGCCACGGCCTCACCAGTGGGTTCCAACAGCGGCAGGACCTTCGACATGCATCTATGTTGACACATGTCGAATCAGTAAGGGGCGGTTGGTCTGTGCGACGACATCGAGGGCGGTCCGCAGCTCCAGCTTGTTACGATCGATGTCTATGTTGACGTCTATCGAAGTAGTTGCCATGCTGGCCGCGCAAGACATTGACAGATGTCGAAACAAAAACGGGAGGTCCCTCGTGAACGCGCCCACTGCCGTCCTGCCCACCGTGGTGATCGGCGCCGGTCCCATCGGCCTGGCATCCGCCGCCCACCTCATCGAGCGCGGCATCGAACCGCTCGTCCTGGAAGCCGGCCCCAGCGCGGGAAGCGCCGTACGCGAATGGAGCCACGTACGGCTGTTCTCCCCCTGGGCCGAGGTCGTCGACCCGGCCGCCGAGAAGCTCCTTGCCCCCACCGGCTGGACCCGACCCGACGGCGCCACCTACCCCTCCGGCGGCGACTGGGCCGAGTACTACCTCCAGCCGCTGGCCGACGCCCTCGGCGACAGGGTCCGCTTCGGCACCCGCGTCACCGGCGTCTCCCGCGCCGGACGCGACCGCGTCGTCGACGCAGGCCGCGAGGACCAACCCTTCACCGTCTACGTGCACAACGCCGACGGCACCGAGGAGCGCATCACGGCCCGCGCCGTCATCGACGCCTCCGGCACCTGGACCACCCCCGGCCCACTGGGCGGCGACGGACTCCCCGCCCTCGGCGAGCGCACCGCCGCCGACCGCATCTCCTACCGCGTCCCCGACCTCAACGACCCCGCCGTACGCGCCCGCTACGCCGGCAAGCGCACCGCCGTCATCGGCTCCGGCGCCTCCGCCTTCACCGCCCTCGCCTCCCTCGCCGACCTCGCCAAGGACGCCCCCGGCACCCACGCCGTCTGGATCCTGCGGCGCGGCATCAGCGGCAGCACCTTCGGCGGCGGCGAAGCCGACCAGCTCCCCGCCCGCGGCGCCCTCGGCCTGCGCGCCAAGGCCGCCGTGGAAGCCGGCCACGCCTCCGCTGTCACCGGCTTCCGCACCTCCGCCGTCGAACGCGACGGCGAGCAGCTGGTCCTGGTCGCTGAGGATGGCAGCAGCCTTGACGCGGTTGAGGAGGTCATCGTGCTCACCGGCTTCCGGCCCGACCTGACCTTCCTGTCCGAGGTCCGCCTCGGCCTCGACGAGCGCCTCCAGGCTCCCACCGAGCTGGCCCCGCTGATCGACCCCAACGTCCACTCCTGCGGCACTGTCTACCCCCACGGCGTGGGCGAGCTCTCCCACCCCGAGAAGGGCATGTACCTGGTAGGCATGAAGTCCTACGGCCGAGCCCCGACGTTCCTGGCCATGACCGGCTACGAGCAGGTCCGCTCCATCGCCGCCGCCTTGGCGGGCGATCAGGAGGCGGCCGAGCGCGTCGAACTAACCCTGCCGGAGACGGGAGTGTGTGGCGGCGCTGGCCTCTTCGACGAGCCCGAGGCCGACCAGGCCGACGGCGGAGGCTGCTGCGCGGCCCCGGCCGCCCTCCAGATCGGCCTCGGTGCCCCTGCCTCCTCGGGTGGCTGCTGACCGGCGCCGCCAGGCCGAACTCGTGCCCCGAAGTCCTACTCCGCGTCGGCTGGGACTGGGCTTTCTGAGCCAGCATTTTCCGTGGTCTGGTACAGGGGCGCTGGTGCGTGTGCGAGTTCTTGGCGATTGCGTGCGATCTGCTCCTTCATGAGGTCGTCCATGCGTCCGCTGTGCCAGATGGTGCCCTCCCACTTCACGTATTCCGGTACCCCGCTGCGGAGGAGGGCGGGCTTGAGGTGGCTGTGGAAGAGGAGAGTGCGGCCCTGGTTCCGCCGACTTCGGCTGAACCACTTCGCGCTGTTCTCGTGCCGGGCGAGCCGGTTCGCGGCGAGGCCGGGGAGGTTGCCGCGGACCCGGCCGGGCCTGTAGGCCGTCAAGGGTCGGCCGGGCGGGTGCCAGGAGTCGGCGAGGGCCCAGTGGGCGACGGCGTCGCCGCCGCGGTCGGGTTCGTTGTAGGGGTAGGTGACCCGCTTGCTGACCTCCGCGAAGAACCGAGCCTGTTCGGCGTCGGTGCCGCCGGCCATCCGCCGCCAGTGGGGGGAGGCGATCAGCGGCGCCAGGGTGACGGCCTCGGGATAGACCACGGCGAACAGCCGGGACGTGCTGTAGGCGGTGTAGTCCTTCTTCTCGGGATCGAACGGGATGAGGTGGTGGACACGGTCGTCCCAGGTGTTCCAGACGCCGAACACGTTGGTTGACGGGCGCCCGTCGCCGAACCAGATGTGGGCGCAGAGCATCAGGGCGGTCAGCACCGCGTCGTAGGTGGCGGCCCAGCCGTAGCGCCGCAAGATGAGCAGGTGACACCGCTGAGCGTCGATGATCTCCGGGA includes:
- a CDS encoding NAD(P)-binding domain-containing protein, which gives rise to MNAPTAVLPTVVIGAGPIGLASAAHLIERGIEPLVLEAGPSAGSAVREWSHVRLFSPWAEVVDPAAEKLLAPTGWTRPDGATYPSGGDWAEYYLQPLADALGDRVRFGTRVTGVSRAGRDRVVDAGREDQPFTVYVHNADGTEERITARAVIDASGTWTTPGPLGGDGLPALGERTAADRISYRVPDLNDPAVRARYAGKRTAVIGSGASAFTALASLADLAKDAPGTHAVWILRRGISGSTFGGGEADQLPARGALGLRAKAAVEAGHASAVTGFRTSAVERDGEQLVLVAEDGSSLDAVEEVIVLTGFRPDLTFLSEVRLGLDERLQAPTELAPLIDPNVHSCGTVYPHGVGELSHPEKGMYLVGMKSYGRAPTFLAMTGYEQVRSIAAALAGDQEAAERVELTLPETGVCGGAGLFDEPEADQADGGGCCAAPAALQIGLGAPASSGGC